CGGTCGAGCTGATCGGCCGGGAGGAGATCCGGACCGGCGGCGAACGCCTGCAGAGCCAGTGGGACTACTTCGTGCAGAACTCCCACCCGGGCACGATCCGGATCGACGGCGACACCGCCACCGGTCGCACCTACATGCAGGAGCTCGCGCGTCTGCTGGACGGCCGCTCGGGCCTGAACTTCGCCGTCTACCACGACACGTACCGGCGCACCCCGGACGGATGGAGGTTCGCCGAGCGGGTCTACGAAGTCCGGTACATCGACACCACCCCGCTGGCGGGTTCGGCGCCCACCCCCGACGCCCGGGCACACGGCTCCGGCAAGGCCGGGGACGGCGGTCGGACATCGGGTGCCGGTCGGACATCAGATGCCGGTCGGGCATCGGATGCCGGTGCGGCGGACGGGTCGGCGGCGGAGACGTCCGAAACGGCCGACGACTTCGCGGCACCGGCGTCCGCCGAGCGGCTCGACCGGACGATCGCGGCGCTGCGGGCGAACGGCTTCACCGCCGAACTCCTCGACGACGCCGCAGCGGCCCGCGCCCGCGTCAAGGATCTGATCCCGGAGGGCGCGAGCGTGTTCACCGGGGCCAGCGAGACGCTTCGGCTCTCCGACATCGCGCAGGACATCGAGACGGACGACCGCTACCAGGCCGTCCGGCCACAGGTGCTGACGATGGACCGCACCACCGAGTCCGACCGGATCCGGCTACTGACGGCGACCCCCGACGTCCTCGTCGCCAGTGTCTCGGCCGTCACCGAAACCGGCTCGCTCGTCATCGCCTCGGGCAGCGGCAGCCAGCTGCCCGCCTCCGCCGGCGGCGCCGCGAGGACGATCTGGGTGGTCGGCGCGCAGAAGGTGGTGCCCAACCTGAGCACCGCACTGCGCCGGGTCCAGGAGCACGCCCTCCCGCTGGAGACGGTGCGCGCCCAGGCGATCTACGGGCGGCCCAGCGCGGTCAACCGCCTGCTCGTCCTCAACGCCGAACCGCAGCCCGGGCGTGGCACCGTCCTGCTGCTGCGCGAGGCCGTCGGATTCTGACCTCCGGTGCGGTGGAGCCTGAGGGCCGGGGCCTGAGGGCCGGGGAGGCGCACTGCCCACGTCCGGACCGCCTTCGCTCACGTCCCACCCCGGCCACCCGGCCACGGACCTTACGGCCCGGCCGCACGGGTGGCCGGCCGGCAGCGAGCCGGCCCGACCCGGGATGCCCGGCCGCGGGCGGGCATCCTCCGCAGCGCGCCGGGGCACGGGCCGGTGATCGGCGGTGAGCGACCTGCCGGGCGGGCGGTCGCCGCGGGCCCGAGGATCGTCCGTGCGCGCCCGGCGATCGTCCGTGCGGGCCCGACGGGTGATGTTCGTGCGGGTCTCCGGCCGCCGGGCCGGTGCCCGGACGCTCCCCGCCGATACTGCGGGCATGAGACGCACCCGCCCCACCTCACTGCTGTGCCTCGCCGCGGTCACCGCGCTCGTCGCCCTCAGCGCCCCGGTCACGAGCGCCACCGGCGTGGCGGGCGACGGCGGCCGGCGCCGACCCTGCGTCAGTTCCCGGCTGCCCGACAGCGGCCCGGCCCGCGACATCCTGCGGATCGCCGAGCAGGCCCAGGCGGAGCTGGACCTCAAGTCCGTGATCCTGCGGGTCACCGTCGACGGTCACGAGGTGGTCACCGCCGCGCTCGGCGAGTCGATGACCGGGGTGCCGGCCGAGCCCGCCATGCACTTCCGGAACGGCAACATCGCGATCGCCTACCTGGGCACGGCGCTGCTGCGCCTGGTGGACGAGGGCCGGGTCGGCCTCGACGACCCGGTCGGGCGCTGGCTGCCCGGCCTTCCGGACCACCTGGGCGACCGGATCACCCTGCGCATGCTCGGCGACTCCACCTCCGGCCTCGTCGACTACGTCACCGCCCCCGGGTTCGGCGACACCGTCTACGCGAACCCGTTCCGCGCGTGGACGGCGGAGGAGCTGGTGGCCGTCTCGACCGGTAGGCCGCTGTGGTACGACCCGGGGACCAACTGGAGCTACTCGCACGCCAACTTCGTCCTCCTCGGTGCCGCCCTGGAGAAGATCACCGGGACGCGGCTGGACATCCTGCTCCAGCAGAAGGTCATGGGCCCGCTCGGACTGGACGAGACCCGCAACAGCTTCACGCCCGACATCCCGACGCCCGTCCTGCACGCCTTCACCTCCGATCGCGGGACGTACGAGGAGTCCACCTTCTGGAATCCCTCGTGGACGACCGCCCCCGGCGCCGTCCAGACCACCGACATCTGCGACCTGGCCCGCTCGGCCGCCGGTATCGGCTCCGGCGAGCTGCTCTCACCGGCCGG
The sequence above is a segment of the Kitasatospora sp. NBC_00240 genome. Coding sequences within it:
- a CDS encoding LUD domain-containing protein → MNDFQEIADRVEIEALRGEFTDAAMMRDRARLAALFTPDGALRMPDIPVELIGREEIRTGGERLQSQWDYFVQNSHPGTIRIDGDTATGRTYMQELARLLDGRSGLNFAVYHDTYRRTPDGWRFAERVYEVRYIDTTPLAGSAPTPDARAHGSGKAGDGGRTSGAGRTSDAGRASDAGAADGSAAETSETADDFAAPASAERLDRTIAALRANGFTAELLDDAAAARARVKDLIPEGASVFTGASETLRLSDIAQDIETDDRYQAVRPQVLTMDRTTESDRIRLLTATPDVLVASVSAVTETGSLVIASGSGSQLPASAGGAARTIWVVGAQKVVPNLSTALRRVQEHALPLETVRAQAIYGRPSAVNRLLVLNAEPQPGRGTVLLLREAVGF
- a CDS encoding serine hydrolase domain-containing protein encodes the protein MRRTRPTSLLCLAAVTALVALSAPVTSATGVAGDGGRRRPCVSSRLPDSGPARDILRIAEQAQAELDLKSVILRVTVDGHEVVTAALGESMTGVPAEPAMHFRNGNIAIAYLGTALLRLVDEGRVGLDDPVGRWLPGLPDHLGDRITLRMLGDSTSGLVDYVTAPGFGDTVYANPFRAWTAEELVAVSTGRPLWYDPGTNWSYSHANFVLLGAALEKITGTRLDILLQQKVMGPLGLDETRNSFTPDIPTPVLHAFTSDRGTYEESTFWNPSWTTAPGAVQTTDICDLARSAAGIGSGELLSPAGYQEMLNPGTVGLGHPTSTCSEQICLANTEATHYGMGLLVLNDWVVQHPLFFGYAAAQAYLPCEHLAIAVSTTNGPTSPGGHTAQQISQRIAAALAPDHPIPDFG